One genomic window of Entelurus aequoreus isolate RoL-2023_Sb linkage group LG07, RoL_Eaeq_v1.1, whole genome shotgun sequence includes the following:
- the fance gene encoding Fanconi anemia group E protein: protein MNGNHFLSRFDGQSKLLVRSLLSGVSGAHRALDVFRRQQRANPELSSWTNLVDTLCRDEVVYPGTDGRPLTVKALVCLFPALFKQNLLTFIYLIHSLLPKAAVLRLLQCLSQDSSPSPWVSALTRQLERNLGSLNKEHLFTPVCRGRLEKLSQRLGGDTAGWAECFSIETEESQNTPCLLELGKQKKRKGNFDILDSDEEILQQSKRLKIEESRSGHVNAEKVREEGLDAEEPAQESTQDHLPNDMKVAEKLEGDAPSEVTAQDNSCDSLPEHIMAPALQIKELLESQTEWDQSSTDVFQVFNDCDPKQVEVLCSMLNLSDIAEQTLPKLCSSLLALSPDLSFSTAAMLIKSLLLQRVLSLTEPASRCLVTVVMSLCSRYTRSMCHALIGPLLQDESLGNAQAELLNKLIEGCLDSHYTLLVLQMTFKISWSEPVLSIIHSLLDSKPDINEELFTQLTAQLVCQGPRFIKSMKFAKMLLTILTKYASFVKPPNKQSLSECLMIHETFLKKSLQAALKRIP, encoded by the exons ATGAACGGTAACCATTTTTTGAGCCGCTTTGACGGCCAGTCGAAGTTGTTGGTCCGGTCATTGCTCTCTGGAGTCTCCGGTGCCCACAGGGCGCTGGATGTCTTCCGGAGGCAGCAGCGGGCTAATCCCGAATTGTCGTCGTGGACCAACTTGGTAGACACGCTTTGTCGAGACGAAGTCGTCTACCCAGGGACGGATGGACGACCTCTTACAGT CAAAGCCCTGGTGTGCCTGTTTCCTGCATTGTTCAAACAAAACCTGCTGACGTTCATCTACCTGATCCACTCGCTTCTTCCCAAAGCTGCTGTTCTCCGTCTACTTCAGTGCCTCAGTCAGGACAGCAGCCCTAGTCCTTGGGTTAGTGCGTTGACGAGACAACTGGAGAGAAATCTGGGCTCCCTCAATAAGGAGCACCTGTTTACTCCAGTATGCCGTGGCAGACTTGAGAAGCTTTCCCAGCGATTGGGTGGAGACACTGCAGGGTGGGCTGAGTGCTTCAGCATTGAAACAGAGGAATCTCAGAATACGCCTTGTTTGTTGGAGTTGGGGAAACAAAAGAAAAGGAAGGGTAACTTTGATATTCTGGATTCAGATGAGGAAATATTGCAGCAGAGCAAGCGATTGAAGATAGAGGAAAGTAGAAGTGGGCACGTGAATgcagagaaagtgagagaggagGGATTGGATGCAGAGGAACCAGCACAGGAAAGCACTCAGGATCATCTGCCTAACGACATGAAG GTGGCAGAAAAATTGGAAGGGGATGCTCCAAGTGAGGTGACTGCACAGGACAACAGCTGTGATTCTCTACCTGAACATATCATG GCACCTGCTCTCCAAATAAAGGAATTGCTGGAAAGCCAGACAGAG TGGGACCAGAGCTCGACAGATGTGTTTCAAGTGTTTAATGACTGTGACCCCAAACAA GTGGAGGTGCTCTGTTCCATGCTGAATTTGTCTGACATAGCAGAGCAGACTCTGCCTAAACTTTGCAGCAGCCTACTGGCTCTCTCGCCTGACCTCAGCTTCAGCACGGCAGCGATGCTCATCAAGAGCCTCCTGCTGCAGAGG GTCCTGTCCCTCACAGAGCCAGCTTCCAGATGCCTGGTGACCGTGGTGATGTCACTCTGCAGCCGCTACACTAGATCAATGTGCCACGCTTTGATTGGACCGCTTCTCCAAGATGAGAGTTTAG GGAATGCCCAAGCTGAGCTGCTCAACAAGCTGATAGAAGGCTGTCTTGATTCCCACTACACACTTCTTGTGCTTCA AATGACGTTCAAAATATCATGGAGTGAGCCAGTGCTTTCTATTATTCACAGCTTGCTGGACTCCAAG CCTGATATAAATGAAGAACTGTTCACCCAGCTGACTGCCCAGTTGGTTTGCCAGGGTCCTCGATTCATAAAGTCTATGAAGTTTGCCAAAATGTTGTTGACTATCCTCACAAAGTATGCCAGCTTT GTGAAGCCTCCAAACAAACAATCCTTATCTGAGTGCTTGATGATCCATGAGACATTCTTAAAAAAGTCTCTCCAAGCAGCATTGAAAAGAATCCCATAA
- the mkrn4 gene encoding makorin, ring finger protein, 4: protein MDRSSSNRSGAICRYFLNGSCRYGETCNYRHEYPPALSSQICRYFQKGGCWYGEHCRYIHLPQPESHGDGGGRRATAQTVSSSSSPSSSSSSSSISSMVQPPADRRGSVMSEMTSRRERHTSNTGNLQAEEHFQYASYQRSPKNSEWASASDSKESFGQEAPTNSTEDVGAAAAASSSSRTSEAFLKSRDVICGICMDKVYEKMDPRNQMFGILPNCTHAFCLQCIMTWRKTKDLGQEVVKTCPQCRVRSPFYVPNKYWVEGQAKESLIADFKDKFSKRSCTYYARYKCCPFKTECLYRHDKSARRSSFLCNTDDDDDDDDDDDDDYDGVDLLNFFIAMTLLGADDDDDDDSDDFLFLDKYCF, encoded by the exons ATGGATCGCTCGTCCTCCAACCGTAGCGGGGCTATCTGCAG ATATTTCTTAAATGGTTCATGCCGGTATGGAGAAACATGCAACTATCGACACGAGTATCCCCCTGCACTGTCATCCCAAATATGTAGATACTTTCAGAAAGGTGGATGCTGGTATGGTGAACACTGCAG GTATATCCACCTGCCTCAACCTGAAAGTCATGGGGATGGTGGCGGTCGAAGAGCGACTGCACAAACTGTTTCCTCCTCCTCGTCTCCCTCCTCATCCTCTTCCTCATCTTCTATCTCCTCCATGGTCCAACCTCCTGCTGACCGGAGGGGGTCAGTGATGTCTGAGATGACGTCTAGGCGGGAACGCCACACTTCAAACACTGGGAACCTTCAAGCGGAGGAACACTTCCAAT ATGCTTCTTACCAAAGATCACCTAAGAACTCAGAATGGGCATCTGCAAGTGATAGCAAAGAG TCATTTGGACAGGAGGCCCCAACCAATTCCACTGAAGACGTAGGTGCTGCTGCTGCGGCCTCTAGTTCCAGCAGGACATCAGAGGCTTTCCTCAAGAGTCGAGACGTCATCTGTGGTATTTGCATGGACAAGGTGTATGAAAAGATGGATCCAAGAAACCAGATGTTTGGAATCTTGCCCAACTGTACCCATGCCTTCTGCCTACAATGCATCATGACATGGAGAAAAACGAAGGACCTCGGGCAAGAAGTCGTGAA AACCTGTCCACAATGCAGGGTGAGATCCCCCTTTTACGTGCCCAACAAATACTGGGTTGAAGGCCAGGCCAAGGAAAGTCTTATAGCTGACTTCAAAGACAAATTCAG TAAGCGTAGCTGCACTTACTATGCACGATATAAATGCTGCCCCTTCAAGACGGAGTGCCTTTACCGGCATGACAAGTCTGCACGACGTAGCTCATTTCTG TGCAACACGGATGATGATGACGACGATGATGATGACGACGACGATGACTACGATGGCGTAGACCTGCTCAATTTCTTCATTGCCATGACTCTTCTCGGTGCTGATGACGACGACGACGATGACAGTGACGATTTTTTATTCCTGGACAAGTACTGTTTCTGa
- the ppardb gene encoding peroxisome proliferator-activated receptor delta b — MTGTSSASTGTMEELQQTGSEQHDRVNGYCQPKSPQDTADVRWPAPEGESQGSDSCGAASASDQTDLEDLKANESEDREDREKEDASGQKGDQERKESPDEENNHSSAASSYTDLSHTPSPSLSEQLRLGREDNTGAGISVECKVCGDKASGFHYGVHACEGCKGFFRRTVRMKLEYERCERSCKIQKKNRNKCQYCRFQKCLSLGMSHDAIRYGRMPEAERKKLVAGLLAEELNVGKPGGSDLKTLAKQVNTAYLKNLSMTKKRARSILMGKNSSTSPFVIYDVDTLWQAESGLVWSQLVPGAPLTKEIGVHVFYRCQCTTVETVRELTEFAKSIPGFVDLYLNDQVTLLKYGVHEAIFAMLPSLMNKDGLLVANGKGFVTREFLRSLRKPFSEIMEPKFEFAVKFNALELDDSDLALFVAAIILCGDRPGLMNVKQVEQSQDNILQALDLHLQANHSDCVYLFPKLLQKMADLRQLVTENAQLVQKIKKTESETSLHPLLQEIYKDMY, encoded by the exons ATGACAGGAACTTCGTCAGCTTCAACAGGAACCATGGAAGAGTTACAGCAGACTGGTTCTGAGCAGCACGACAGGGTCAACGGCTACTGTCAGCCCAAATCCCCTCAGGATACGGCTGATGTTAGGTGGCCGGCGCCAGAGGGGGAGTCGCAGGGTTCAGACAGCTGCGGGGCTGCGAGTGCGTCGGATCAAACGGACCTAGAAGACTTGAAAGCCAATGAGAGTGAAGACAGGGAGGACAGAGAGAAGGAGGACGCATCTGGTCAGAAAGGGGACCAGGAGAGAAAAGAAAGTCCAGATGAAGAAAACAATCACAGCAGTGCAGCATCCAGCTACACGG ACCTTTCCCACACACCTTCTCCCTCGCTGTCAGAGCAGCTGCGTCTGGGTCGAGAAGACAACACAGGCGCTGGCATCAGCGTAGAGTGTAAGGTCTGTGGGGACAAGGCCTCTGGCTTCCACTATGGTGTGCATGCCTGTGAGGGTTGTAAG GGCTTTTTCCGACGAACCGTGCGAATGAAATTGGAATATGAGCGTTGTGAGCGTTCCTGCAAGATTCAGAAAAAGAATCGCAACAAGTGCCAATATTGTCGTTTCCAGAAGTGCCTATCTTTGGGAATGTCTCATGATG CAATCCGATATGGTCGCATGCCTGAGGCTGAGAGGAAGAAGCTGGTGGCCGGCCTGCTTGCTGAGGAGCTAAACGTCGGAAAACCGGGTGGCTCGGACTTGAAAACTTTGGCCAAACAAGTCAACACAGCGTACTTGAAGAACCTTAGTATGACCAAGAAGAGGGCCCGCAGCATCCTGATGGGAAAAAACAGCAGCACATCG CCATTTGTGATCTACGATGTGGACACACTGTGGCAGGCTGAAAGTGGTTTGGTATGGAGCCAGTTAGTTCCAGGCGCTCCCCTGACCAAGGAGATCGGGGTCCACGTGTTCTACCGCTGCCAGTGCACTACAGTGGAGACGGTGCGAGAGCTCACCGAGTTTGCCAAGAGCATTCCAGGGTTTGTCGACCTCTACCTTAACGACCAG GTAACGTTGCTGAAGTATGGCGTTCACGAGGCTATTTTTGCGATGCTGCCGTCTCTCATGAACAAAGATGGACTCTTGGTGGCTAACGGTAAAGGCTTTGTGACCAGAGAATTCCTGCGCAGCTTACGAAAGCCTTTCAGTGAGATCATGGAACCCAAGTTTGAGTTTGCTGTCAAGTTTAACGCTCTGGAGCTTGACGACAGTGACCTGGCCCTCTTTGTTGCTGCCATTATCCTCTGTGGAG ATCGCCCCGGCTTGATGAACGTGAAACAGGTGGAGCAGAGTCAGGACAACATCCTCCAGGCCTTGGACCTCCACCTGCAAGCAAACCACTCTGACTGTGTCTACCTCTTCCCCAAGCTGCTGCAGAAAATGGCTGACCTGCGCCAGCTTGTTACAGAGAATGCTCAGCTTGTCCAAAAGATCAAAAAGACAGAGTCGGAGACTTCGCTCCACCCTCTACTACAGGAGATCTACAAAGACATGTATTAG